A region from the Vicia villosa cultivar HV-30 ecotype Madison, WI linkage group LG3, Vvil1.0, whole genome shotgun sequence genome encodes:
- the LOC131661767 gene encoding triose phosphate/phosphate translocator, non-green plastid, chloroplastic-like, with the protein MQSAAFTLSPSLPLRNLNRQNTNRLTRSSTNLRISAKLNDGVNLNGASSSSSSFTRKSWSLSPSSSFKFRPLPLLSTSDLSPPKATSESAAESADSGSLLKTLQLGSLFGLWYLFNIYFNIYNKQVLKACHFPVTVTVVQFAVGTVLVSVMWALNLYKRPKINGAMLAAIFPLAIVHTLGNLFTNMSLGKVAVSFTHTIKAMEPFFSVILSAMFLGERPTPWVIGSLVPIVGGVALASVTEASFNWAGFWSAMASNVTNQSRNVLSKKVMVKQEESLDNITLFSIITIMSFFLLAPAAIFMEGVKFTPAYLQSAGLNVRQVYTRSLLAALCFHAYQQVSYMILQRVSPVTHSVGNCVKRVVVIVSSVIIFKTPVSPVNALGTAVGLAGVFLYSRVKRIKSKPKAV; encoded by the exons ATGCAGTCCGCCGCTTTCACTCTCTCCCCTTCTCTCCCTCTCCGTAATCTCAACCGCCAAAACACCAACCGTTTAACTCGCTCCTCCACTAACCTCCGTATCTCCGCCAAATTAAACGACGGCGTAAATCTCAATGGCGcctcctcttcttcctcctccTTCACTCGTAAATCATGGTCTCtttctccttcatcttctttCAAATTCAGACCTCTCCCTCTCCTTTCCACCTCCGATCTTTCTCCTCCTAAAGCCACTTCCGAAAGCGCCGCTGAATCTGCTGACTCCGGTTCTTTGCTCAAAACTCTTCAACTTGGATCCTTGTTCGGTTTGTGGTACCTCTTCAACATCTACTTCAATATCTACAATAAACAG GTTTTGAAGGCGTGTCATTTCCCTGTAACTGTTACTGTAGTTCAATTTGCGGTTGGGACTGTTCTCGTATCAGTTATGTGGGCTCTTAATCTCTACAAGAGGCCTAAAATCAATGGCGCCATG CTTGCAGCTATATTTCCACTAGCTATTGTGCATACTTTGGGGAACCTTTTCACTAATATGAGTCTTGGAAAGGTGGCTGTGTCTTTTACTCACACCATTAAAGCTATGGAGCCTTTCTTTTCGGTTATCCTTTCTGCCATGTTTCTTGGAGAG AGACCTACACCTTGGGTGATTGGTTCCCTTGTTCCTATTGTTGGTGGAGTTGCTCTGGCGTCTGTTACGGAGGCGTCTTTCAATTG GGCTGGGTTTTGGAGTGCAATGGCTTCCAATGTGACAAACCAATCACGTAATGTTCTTAGCAAAAAGGTCATGGTTAAACAAGAG GAATCCTTGGACAACATAACTCTCTTCTCTATAATTACAATAATGTCCTTCTTCTTGTTAGCACCTGCTGCTATCTTCATGGAGGGTGTCAAATTCACCCCTGCTTACCTGCAATCTGCT GGATTAAATGTTAGACAAGTGTACACCAGATCTCTTCTTGCTGCACTCTGTTTCCATGCATATCAACAA GTTTCTTACATGATATTGCAGAGGGTATCACCTGTTACCCATTCCGTCGGTAATTGTGTGAAGCGTGTTGTGGTTATTGTGAGCTCTGTGATCATCTTCAAAACACCCGTCTCTCCTGTGAATGCTTTAG gaACCGCTGTTGGTCTTGCTGGTGTTTTCCTCTACTCAAGGGTGAAGCGAATTAAGTCAAAGCCAAAGGCAGTTTAA